The Branchiostoma lanceolatum isolate klBraLanc5 chromosome 1, klBraLanc5.hap2, whole genome shotgun sequence genomic sequence TGAATGATTTTTACCACTTCTTAAAGGATGCTAATATGCAGGAAATAAATTACATTGGTCTTCTATCATACTAATGTAGAATGGAAGTTAATAAGTCATCATAAAATACAAAACTTTTACCTGAAACCTCTGAGGCTGGTGGAACTGTAAGGTGGTTTTGGATTGGTCAAACAGTTTATCAATCTGTGTGAAACAAAATGAGACGAACATTTCAACACAGCAAGAAGCAACATTGCTAATCCTTTAACATTGAACAAGATAAAAAAAGTCAGACTCAGAGAGAGTATtacagaaaatgaaaaacaattatAAGCACCACAGGTGGCAAGGGAAAGGAGCAGCTATATCTTAACAGACTATACTAACTCACCTGTTTACATGTGGCTCTTTCTGTTCCATTGAGCGACTCCCTCTTGCCATTGACATATCTGCACACATTCACATCCCTGATGTACTGTATGTCGTGCTTCTTCAACAGTTTCTTCAGTATGTCTCTGGAGAACAGTGCCTTATATGCTTCTAACACTGCTGCATCATTTCTCTTTATCAATGGTTTCTTCTCCCAGTATTCATCAAAGAATTGCTCATATGATACTGGTGAAATGATGCTTTCGAAAAGGTTTTGAGGTGAGCTCAAGTCAAATCGGGCAGTTCTGCCTCTTCCTGAAACTACATTGAGTTCACGTTTTTCAACCAGCTTCTTTGTTTTTAGTCGTTTAGCCGAGGCTGGCTGCTCTTTGCTTTGAGACAACGGtctcttttctgagctggtttTCTGTTTTGAGAGTTGAACTGACTCAGCATGGCTGGATTTTTCTACAAGAGGTTTGCCTTTTTCTTTAAGACGTTTAGCTTTTTTCTTGGCTTTCTGGGGAGATTTCATTGTTTCACTTGCCTCTGATGAAGAAGTTTGTGTCAACTTTGGAAGTTtcgtttctttcttctttgtcttttgtTCCATCATGTCTCTTTCGTTTTTATCTCCGCTTAGAAAGATTTGGGATGTTTTCTTTGCAAGTTTATTGTCGTCTTTAAGGCACTTCTTTGATGACGTATCTGTGGATGTCTTACATGTAAGTACGAGAGACTCGTTTATCTGGTTCCAGAGTTTCTTTTTCTCACGGCTCCTTCGTCTGTTCTCCCTCCTTTTCTGTCTCTTCAGTTGGACATGTGAAGGTTTCATGTTTGCAATGGCTGTGCCATTTTTTTACCTGAAAAAAAGAAGTGATTCTTGAGTACTTCTAATAGCTGAGGCAGGACGACTATGCACGGGTAGCTGCCTAGTATCAGCTTCAATACCTGTAGTTATGACCGCACATGTTCAGGTGGGAACCCACCCCTGTCAGAGTTTTGAAACCGGCTCAACAAGCACACAGACATGAAATATTATAATTCATAGAAATCTTGATAACTTGTGGGGGAGCATGTCAGAACTATGCCCAAATATGAAACAGCAGTTAAGGtatataaacatacagaacTATTGTAAGTAACTTTACTATACTATCTTTGAAATAGTAACAGCCTCAATCGAAGACGCGAAGCTACCGATCAAAATTATAGACCATATTTCCCCAGGAAAATAATATAAAACCCACGTTGTgacgtgcccccctcccccatcgacACTTACATCTTCATTTTAATCACGATCAGACGAAATTTCACCAGAAACATGGTTTTGATAAGGGACACTTTGTAAAAGTCTATTTGAAACACACACTTACCGCTGTTAACGTATATTATGGCTTTGAACGCGTGAAGTTTGTCGAATTCCGACTGCCACAACTTTCGGTGACCCTTGACACGCACATGTGGTAAGGGCGACAGAACATACCCAACATTACTTTGAAGGTATGCTATTCAATTCATCTGAACGAAAATTTAAAATTTGATTTGATAGAAtataatgtagcattttaaaaagtttatttctagttttagaacattttgaaactttaaatattttttttcgagTTTATCTGAAATGCCACATTCCCTGCCTTCTTTCACTGAATGTGGCTCATCAGCGCCACAATGCGGATTTGAATTGAAGTGTAACGTTAGTTGTTACTTCACACCCACAGCGATTTAGATCAATCTTCAATGCGTAATGAGGGACGGTATTGGGTTTGTGCGCGCgcgtgtctttgtgtgtgtgtgtgtgtgtgtgtgtgtgtgtgtgtgtgtgtgtgtgtgtgtgtgtgtgtgtgtgtcggtgttcagttgtaaaagttGTATAGTTGAAATGTACTTTCATATGTTGTTCATATGTAGCAAGGCTTATCAACTGTCTATATTTCAGTTATGCCTGATTTTGTTTCAGTCATCGCTACTCCTCATCAGGAGTATTTTGACGAACTGGACATCTAAAGATACTCGGCTGccaatatttctttttacacgccaaataacagttactcgaTTCCcgatcaagcaactggataaaatctggaATTCTTTTCTTGAAATTAATTTCTTAGTGTAAAAATACTAAAACATCGAGTATATACTAATAGCCATGACACATGCGTGCTAAAAAGAGACATCTATGATCCCTACAATACGTTTTGAAATAAATAGAATTCTAAAGTCTACATCAATGATATGCGGAAAGTTTATGAATAAGATATTTCTTTGAAGAaaaatgttttagaaatgtATAACTTGTAACAATTACAGATGTGTTACTATGGAGTAATGCACAACGTAACGTTCTAGTAATcttccacacaaacacacaaagaataaagttcaaagttagCTACTATGAACAACATCTGGCTCCGACAGGCACTTAAttgtatacaaaacaaaaagatattCCAGATATTTCCAGATATTCAACGTGTCGCTaaaaaaacgtttaaaaaacGAATAAAAATGTTGCCATGATGAAGAAAAGTAATTGctaaaaatttgtgaaaatattcACTTTCTTTGGCCTTGCCTTGTTATCTACACCAGAGTTTTATTCTCCAAAACCAGAAGAGGGTCAATTTCCTGGCAACATTCTGTCAGCTTCTGCTCCAGTTCTGCCGGCTCTGGCCTTTCCAACGGCTCCTCCAGCCAACacgacttcatgacgtcatacagcTTACGCGGGCATCCGGGCGGCTCGTCCAATCGGACCCCCTGCCTCAGGATCCCCACCAACTTGGGACAACTCAGTTGGCGCTGGCGCTGGTAGCTGGGCTCCTCCCCGAAGGcggcgatctcccacagcagcacgccgaacGACCACGAGTCGCTCTCGCACGTGAACTCGCGAGACTCCAGCGACTCTAGAGCCATCCATTTTAGGGGCAAGAGTTCGTCGACGTCGTTATTGGCTGAGGACACGTAGGTAGTCGTGGTGTAGACGTCATGGGCCAGACCGAAGTCAGCAAGTTTGGCGACGTCATCGCCGCTGACGAGGACGTTTCGGGCGGCCACGTCACCGTGAGCAATACGCAGACGTCGGAGCTCCTTCAGGGCACGTGATATCTGAACGGCATAGCGGAGAAACCTGCCAAGGGGACGGTTCTGCCGAGGATGTTGTTTTAGAAGTACCAAAAGTTCACCTTTGATGGCAAATTCCAAGAGAATACACTTTGGTTTGGACGTGATGATCCCAAACAGCTTGACGATGTTGGGATGGCCGTCGTCATTTTTGTCGCGATTTTCGTGCACAGTTATCAGCGCGGCGACTTCCCGACAGAAGGCTCGGTAGCACCGCCTGTCCTCTCCGCGGACGGACTTGACTGCCACCATGACGTCTACACCAGCCGTACGAAGCTGTCCTCTCCTGATCTGTCCAAATGCGCCCAGCCCAACCAGTTCGTCCTGAGTCAAATCCTCAGCGTTCCTCTCCCACCGGTTGAGCCAGCCGGGCTGCAAACTCTGCGCCAGGTCTTCTTCCATACTTCTCAGCTCTAGTAGAGCTGTGTCCTCCTCTAGACGCTCTACTTGCGCCGCATGTTTAGCCCTGTTCCGTTTATAGAGTGTGAAAAGTACTAATGCAGCGACAAGCAGAGTCAGCATCAGGGGTATGACAATCTGGAGCGACATCGGGAATGTGTATGTTTCTTCTTCGATGACATCACACCACTTCCCAGTCCAGGGTTGCACACAGGCGCAGGTCCCATCCACGTGGTAACAATTGGCGTTGTTCTCACAAGCACAGGCATGCTGACATTTCCATCCATACCGACCTGCGGGGCAGGGCCTGCTACAGTTACTGCCGAACCAGCCGTCCGTGCAGTTACACCGACCGTCGGTAGGGGAGCAGGTGGCGTCATGCTGACAACGGCACCGCCTGCTGCAACCCTGTCCGTATGTGCCAATTGGGCAGGAGGTCTGACACATGGTTTCTGTCCATCCCGGCGGACAGACGCAACCGACCCAACGATCACAGCTGCCACCATGGCTACAGACGCAGTCCTCTTCGCACGATTCTCCCGTTTTCCCAGGAAGACAGGCGACGGCCTGAAGCTCATAACTTGCGTTAATGACCGTCCCGTTTTCAGTTAACACAGTACATATGTAGGTACCGTTGTGTTCGGACTGTATGTTGTGGATCCTTACGCGATCTTCGTGAGCCTCCTGCAGCCACTTTTCCGTTTTATTAGGAAATGTCCACATCAACCTTT encodes the following:
- the LOC136436921 gene encoding uncharacterized protein, translating into MDKNTAFFVLSTCLVVIDTVLGTLQLSANVLENAQVGETVTSVRSAIGEGQEEVRCDIVTGDKNGRFRVTDCVIRAARPLDYGVEPNYNLTVNVTGSSGNPEQLYVDVQVQDVEGYPPVYNDTCEMPIRTANARSGDLNVDIEWAVEGMVVGIGEVSISKHIYYETNTSLFSITKQVNVYTDNDNCLVQFAWRPWHDDDTTFIKSMWDSKVRCLNCSRATDGAPALQLELLHSYSGFTPRSSGMCYSGPIPQTDRQLIFAGSFTVSSTKRNHFTCQLPEDVSVSVMMYGMELIPLFVEFDGQPVGCPRNRYGLFCDQNCTCENGARCHGLNGACKCQPGWQGAICDIPHSTVVIIATPSDTRQIYISGSVTLHCKVFHLAAERLMWTFPNKTEKWLQEAHEDRVRIHNIQSEHNGTYICTVLTENGTVINASYELQAVACLPGKTGESCEEDCVCSHGGSCDRWVGCVCPPGWTETMCQTSCPIGTYGQGCSRRCRCQHDATCSPTDGRCNCTDGWFGSNCSRPCPAGRYGWKCQHACACENNANCYHVDGTCACVQPWTGKWCDVIEEETYTFPMSLQIVIPLMLTLLVAALVLFTLYKRNRAKHAAQVERLEEDTALLELRSMEEDLAQSLQPGWLNRWERNAEDLTQDELVGLGAFGQIRRGQLRTAGVDVMVAVKSVRGEDRRCYRAFCREVAALITVHENRDKNDDGHPNIVKLFGIITSKPKCILLEFAIKGELLVLLKQHPRQNRPLGRFLRYAVQISRALKELRRLRIAHGDVAARNVLVSGDDVAKLADFGLAHDVYTTTTYVSSANNDVDELLPLKWMALESLESREFTCESDSWSFGVLLWEIAAFGEEPSYQRQRQLSCPKLVGILRQGVRLDEPPGCPRKLYDVMKSCWLEEPLERPEPAELEQKLTECCQEIDPLLVLENKTLV